Below is a window of Salvelinus sp. IW2-2015 unplaced genomic scaffold, ASM291031v2 Un_scaffold2620, whole genome shotgun sequence DNA.
NNNNNNNNNNNNNNNNNNNNNNNNNNNNNNNNNNNNNNNNNNNNNNNNNNNNNNNNNNNNNNNNNNNNNNNNNNNNNNNNNNNNNNNNNNNNNNNNNNNNNNNNNNNNNNNNNNNNNNNNNNNNNNNNNNNNNNNNNNNNNNNNNNNNNNNNNNNNNNNNNNNNNNNNNNNNNNNNNNNNNNNNNNNNNNNNNNNNNNNNNNNNNNNNNNNNNNNNNNNNNNNNNNNNNNNNNNNNNNNNNNNNNNNNNNNNNNNNNNNNNNNNNNNNNNNNNNNNNNNNNNNNNNNNNNNNNNNNNNNNNNNNNNNNNNNNNNNNNNNNNNNNNNNNNNNNNNNNNNNNNNNNNNNNNNNNNNNNNNNNNNNNNNNNNNNNNNNNNNNNNNNNNNNNNNNNNNNNNNNNNNNNNNNNNNNNNNNNNNNNNNNNNNNNNNNNNNNNNNNNNNNNNNNNNNNNNNNNNNNNNNNNNNNNNNNNNNNNNNNNNNNNNNNNNNNNNNNNNNNNNNNNNNNNNNNNNNNNNNNNNNNNNNNNNNNNNNNNNNNNNNNNNNNNNNNNNNNNNNNNNNNNNNNNNNNNNNNNNNNNNNNNNNNNNNNNNNNNNNNNNNNNNNNNNNNNNNNNNNNNNNNNNNNNNNNNNNNNNNNNNNNNNNNNNNNNNNNNNNNNNNNNNNNNNNNNNNNNNNNNNNNNNNNNNNNNNNNNNNNNNNNNNNNNNNNNNNNNNNNNNNNNNNNNNNNNNNNNNNNNNNNNNNNNNNNNNNNNNNNNNNNNNNNNNNNNNNNNNNNNNNNNNNNNNNNNNNNNNNNNNNNNNNNNNNNNNNNNNNNNNNNNNNNNNNNNNNNNNNNNNNNNNNNNNNNNNNNNNNNNNNNNNNNNNNNNNNNNNNNNNNNNNNNNNNNNNNNNNNNNNNNNNNNNNNNNNNNNNNNNNNNNNNNNNNNNNNNNNNNNNNNNNNNNNNNNNNNNNNNNNNNNNNNNNNNNNNNNNNNNNNNNNNNNNNNNNNNNNNNNNNNNNNNNNNNNNNNNNNNNNNNNNNNNNNNNNNNNNNNNNNNNNNNNNNNNNNNNNNNNNNNNNNNNNNNNNNNNNNNNNNNNNNNNNNNNNNNNNNNNNNNNNNNNNNNNNNNNNNNNNNNNNNNNNNNNNNNNNNNNNNNNNNNNNNNNNNNNNNNNNNNNNNNNNNNNNNNNNNNNNNNNNNNNNNNNNNNNNNNNNNNNNNNNNNNNNNNNNNNNNNNNNNNNNNNNNNNNNNNNNNNNNNNNNNNNNNNNNNNNNNNNNNNNNNNNNNNNNNNNNNNNNNNNNNNNNNNNNNNNNNNNNNNNNNNNNNNNNNNNNNNNNNNNNNNNNNNNNNNNNNNNNNNNNNNNNNNNNNNNNNNNNNNNNNNNNNNNNNNNNNNNNNNNNNNNNNNNNNNNNNNNNNNNNNNNNNNNNNNNNNNNNNNNNNNNNNNNNNNNNNNNNNNNNNNNNNNNNNNNNNNNNNNNNNNNNNNNNNNNNNNNNNNNNNNNNNNNNNNNNNNNNNNNNNNNNNNNNNNNNNNNNNNNNNNNNNNNNNNNNNNNNNNNNNNNNNNNNNNNNNNNNNNNNNNNNNNNNNNNNNNNNNNNNNNNNNNNNNNNNNNNNNNNNNNNNNNNNNNNNNNNNNNNNNNNNNNNNNNNNNNNNNNNNNNNNNNNNNNNNNNNNNNNNNNNNNNNNNNNNNNNNNNNNNNNNNNNNNNNNNNNNNNNNNNNNNNNNNNNNNNNNNNNNNNNNNNNNNNNNNNNNNNNNNNNNNNNNNNNNNNNNNNNNNNNNNNNNNNNNNNNNNNNNNNNNNNNNNNNNNNNNNNNNNNNNNNNNNNNNNNNNNNNNNNNNNNNNNNNNNNNNNNNNNNNNNNNNNNNNNNNNNNNNNNNNNNNNNNNNNNNNNNNNNNNNNNNNNNNNNNNNNNNNNNNNNNNNNNNNNNNNNNNNNNNNNNNNNNNNNNNNNNNNNNNNNNNNNNNNNNNNNNNNNNNNNNNNNNNNNNNNNNNNNNNNNNNNNNNNNNNNNNNNNNNNNNNNNNNNNNNNNNNNNNNNNNNNNNNNNNNNNNNNNNNNNNNNNNNNNNNNNNNNNNNNNNNNNNNNNNNNNNNNNNNNNNNNNNNNNNNNNNNNNNNNNNNNNNNNNNNNNNNNNNNNNNNNNNNNNNNNNNNNNNNNNNNNNNNNNNNNNNNNNNNNNNNNNNNNNNNNNNNNNNNNNNNNNNNNNNNNNNNNNNNNNNNNNNNNNNNNNNNNNNNNNNNNNNNNNNNNNNNNNNNNNNNNNNNNNNNNNNNNNNNNNNNNNNNNNNNNNNNNNNNNNNNNNNNNNNNNNNNNNNNNNNNNNNNNNNNNNNNNNNNNNNNNNNNNNNNNNNNNNNNNNNNNNNNNTAAATGTCTGTATATCCACCATGGAACTGTGTAAATGTCTGTGTATCCACCATGGTACTGTGTAAATGTCTGTGTATCCACCATGGTACTGTGTAGTTGTCTGTGTGTCCACCATGGTATTATACTTGgttatacacacatgcacacacacacacacacactgaccatgtTGTCCTGCTGATCATCGTTTTGCTCACTGATaatacacacactgatacacacagctCTGTTTGGCTGCATACCTGTTTGTCTGTTTATTGAGTTTAATCTCTCTCAAATCTCATTGTGAATCTGTGGTGAATATTGGAGTGTATGAAAAGAATGGACAATAAAGCTTTAGAAATTTGAATTGGAGGAAAATATACTCAGCGACCTCAGGATGACACTGCACGTGCACGAAGACTAAATAGAACACTGTACACCATCCCCGGGCagaatcacacacatacatagataTACGGGCCAGCTCTCTTTCTGAGTTAGACCAGAaagactctcctctctctgtctcccaatcCCTCTTTCACCCCACTGCACACAGACGGTGGCTGTCTCTCTCAAAGCATCCATTTGGCTCTAAGTACACCTCACAGAACTCAGTCAATGGGCCAGACACACGGATACATCAcacatgtgctctctctctcttttctctctcttttctctctcttttctctctctctctctcttttctctctcacatacacacacacagtgatgttgACCAGGCAGCCGTGTCAGACCTGTGTCAGgagttgtgtggtgtgtaccGTAGGAGCCTGCATCTTGACAGGGCAACAGCAGATGTATGTGTTCCCTCTAacattcttctctctgtctctctttttgttttttaacctttattttaactctCTCTGTTAATCCTGATTCTGATGTGTTTTTTCTAGTTTTTTTAACATACTGTAGATCCTCTGTATTGCTGTGTGTTTTTCTAGATTGGTATGGGTATGGATATGGTATGgttatggtgtggtgtggttatGCTATGGGTGTGGTGCACCTTTTACTGTCTCCATGttagcacgagagagagagcgagagagagagggagatctcgTAAGATTGGTTACTGTGTGCAACCAATCTGTGGGTCTGTGTATGTATGTTGGAtctggaatgtgtgtgtggtgcactcCAACATTaacttgtgtgtgttgtctctcctcAGACGACGGGCCGTACCAGCAGAACCCTCCCCCCGCCTCTTCCAATACACTCCCACTACCAGACGACGGGCCGTACCAGCAGAACCCTCCCCCCGCCTCTTCCAATACACTCCCACTACCAGACGACCGACGACAAAGCCTCGTCCCCGTAGAGTTCGCCGGCCTCCTCCACGGCTCCTCGCCGGCCTGCGAGACGCCCGACACACCCTACCACCTCTACACCTCCAACACCAACCCCAAAGCCCGAAAACACACCCCCTCGGACCCCCACACCAGCCCGGTAACCACGCTCGGTAACCACGGCAATCTCGCTTCGGTAACCCAGCCCTTTGAATTAGGAATTGGACTGCCACCGCCCCTCATTATCCCTCACACAGGAAACGAGGCGTTGGCTCTGAAGACCCCCAAAGACCCCCTCAAAGACGACAGACCCCCCAAACCTCAGGTAGTCTATCGCACCATCTTCCACACCCGGGTTAACCAGAACCCCCAGAGCGCCTCGCCCTCCTTCTCCTCGCCGTATGGTTGGAACAGGGAGGCGGTGGTGGTGAGGGGGGGTGTGTCGGGAGCTGGCGGACCYAGGGAGGGGRCACCGGSKWCTGGRTACGAGGACAGGGCCTTTACCCTGGGCAGGATGAGATCCATACCTCGCAGTGTGCTGGACCTAAAGCTCTCCAAGTCACTGTCCAAGTCTGACTCCAACCTGGTGGCTGTGTCGCCCATACAGGTACGTTCTGTTGTCGTGTTTATATCCCATTTTAATGGAGAAACAGTGCTGKTATTTTKACCATTCCCTCTTTATCTTGTGTGAAATRTCAGGTGTAATATTAATTGCGGTTAAAAGTACAGCCCCAGGCTTATTACACTGAGAGGGTGGGTCTTGGTAAATGTAaccgtttgtttgtttgtttaccattGGGGGAATGACTGTTACAGAACCTCACCTTAGAATTTGCTTCAAGCCACAGACAGTTGTCCAACTTGATAAATGATATKGATCCAATTGATGGATCCATTGTTAAACGTAGATGTAACGGACAGTGTGTTGACGGTCTCTTTCAGGAGGAGTACCACTGGGGGTCGGGGCCCGGGGGCCAGGGGCCGAGAGGAAGCCCAGGGGACACCGCCAGTCCTGGGGGCCAGCTAGAGAGAACACCCTCCTTCACTGCTGaatgggaggaggtgagagaagcACGCGCTGTGGCTGCTGTTCAgtcagatagaaatgtcatgtcTAGAACATAAAGAAGAAATGATTTGACGTGGTCTATTAAGACGTGGTCAATTATCTGTGAGTCTGTTCTACACAATTAGTTTCTGGTccaagagaaaaacagagagatcaTCACGCTACTATATCAGCATGTGAAAAACTGGATCATCACAGTCCTACTAACAGCATTGTGAAAAAACTGGGATCATCAAGCCCCTACTATTCAGCATGTGAAAAACTGGGGATCATCACAGTCCTACTATACAGCATGTGAAAAGCTGGGACATCACAGTCCTTACTATATCAGCATGTGAAAAACTGGGATCATCAAGCCCTTACTaacaacaatgtgaaaaaacgGATCATCACAGCCCTATCTATACGCGAACATGTGAAAAACTGGGATCATCACAGCCCCTACTATACAACATGTGAAAATAACTGGGATCAGTCAGCAGCCCTActatacagcatgtgaaaaaACTGGGATCATCACAGCCTACTATACAACTATGGTGAAAAACTGGGATCATCACAGTAACCTACTATACAGGCATGTGAAAAAAACTGGAGTAATCACAGTGCCTAActatacagcatgtgaaaaaCTGGCATCATCCACATGCCCTACTATACAGACATGTGAAAACTTGGATCCATCACAGCCctacaaacagcatgtgaaaaactGGGATTCATCACAGTGCCTAACTATACATCATGTGAAAAACTGGGTATCTCACAGTCCATACTATACACATGTGGAAAAACTGGGATCATTCACAGTCCTACTATAAGCCATGTGAAAAAACTGGGATCATCACAAGCCCACTGATACAGCATGTTGAAAAACTGGATCATCACAGTCCTActatacagcatgtgaaaaaCTGGGATCATCACAGTCCTACTATACAGCATGTGAATAAAACTGGGATCATCACAGTCCTACTATATCAGCATGATAACTGGGATCATCACAGTCCTACTTACAGCATGTGAAAAAACTGGGAGTCATCACAGCCCTACTAACAAAACATGTGAAAAAAATGGGGATTCATCAAAGCCCTACTATACAACATGTGAAAACTGGGATTCATCTCACAGCCCTActatacagcatgtgaaaaaCTGGGATTCATTCACAGGCCCTACTATACAGCGATGTGAAAAACCATGGGATCATCACACGCCCTAGCTATATCGAGCATGTGAAAAAAACTTGGGTTACATCACAGCCCTACTATACAGCATTGTGAAAACTGGATCAATCACAGTCCTACTATTATCAGGCATGTGAAAAACTGGGCATCACACGATGCCCTACTATATCACAGCATGTGAAAAAATCTGGCGATCATCACAGTTCTActatacagcatgtgaaaatCTGGGATCATCCAACGTCCTACTATATCAGCATGTGAAAAACTGGATATCACAGCTCCTACTATACAACATGTTGAAAACTGATCATCACAGTCCTACTATAAAGCATGTGAAAAACTGGAATCATCACAGCCCTTACTATACCAGCATGTGAAAAAACTGGGATCATCACAGCCCTACTTATACAACATTGTGAAAAAAACTGGGATCTCATCTACAGTCCTACTATACGCAATGGAAAAACTGGGATCATCACAGTCCTACTATACAGCTATGTGAAAAACTGGGATCATCACAGTCCTACTATACAGCATCGTGGAAAAACTTGGGATGCATCACAGCCCTACTATACAGCATGTTGAAAAAACTGGATCATCACAGTCCCTACCTATACAGCATGTAAAAAAACTGGGATCATCACAGTCCTActatacagcatgtgaaaaaCGGGATTTCGTCTTATAGCATGGGAAAACGGGATCATCAAGTCCTACTATACACGCATGTTGAAAAAACTGGGATCATCACAGCCCTACTATACGATGCTGAAAAACTGGAGATATCACAGCCCActatacagcatgtgaaaaaACTGGTGATCATCACAGCCTCTAATCTGCATTAATGGATCATCAGCCATCAGCAGTGAAAAAGCCATATGATCAAACACATCAATTAGAGTCACAACATGTTCAAACACACACCAGTATATATAGCCAATCAGCTTACGTGTTTTGTTGCGATGTTCAGGAGCTGCAGAATCCAGGCTCTACTACATCTAATGGATGATGTTTTGACTTAAAGTGGCAATATAGTGAGTTGATATCTTTCTAATGAATTGGTATAGGCTGATCATATGTGTATGGAAGAGGTGGCTTAACGTGGGTGTGTCCGggggtgtgtcctgtgtgtgttcctgggTGTGTCCTGGGGTTCCTGTTGTGGTTCCTGGGTTGTTCCTGGGTGTGTTTCTGGGTGTGTTCCtgggtgtgttcctgtgtgtgttcctggcGTGTGTCTggggtgtgtcctgtgtgtgtcctgtgtgtgttcctggaTGTGTTCCTGTGTATGAAGCTGGACTCCTTTTTCCTGCATATCTAACATCGGTCACTCTCTCCAAACACACCCAAGAAAAGCattagtggtggtgtgtggttatGAATAGTGTGATCAGTGATCATTTGGCTGTGAGGTCAGTTGTGTATTAGAATATTTCCAACAATGGAAATAAACAC
It encodes the following:
- the LOC112074405 gene encoding ankyrin repeat and sterile alpha motif domain-containing protein 1B-like, coding for MTGIWASSRESSISFSLDLLKEEASSSSCPAPPVHSSRGTFTYPSILNKKHTGILSVTPVNRSTPKQRTSLSSSLDVQNQRPVNHSCDPSEVSSSLGYASISTSPPASPPVSPNQDSPGSNDDCPLTDDGPYQQNPPPASSNTLPLPDDGPYQQNPPPASSNTLPLPDDRRQSLVPVEFAGLLHGSSPACETPDTPYHLYTSNTNPKARKHTPSDPHTSPVTTLGNHGNLASVTQPFELGIGLPPPLIIPHTGNEALALKTPKDPLKDDRPPKPQVVYRTIFHTRVNQNPQSASPSFSSPYGWNREAVVVRGGVSGAGGPREGXPXXGYEDRAFTLGRMRSIPRSVLDLKLSKSLSKSDSNLVAVSPIQEEYHWGSGPGGQGPRGSPGDTASPGGQLERTPSFTAEWEEGKRPCPRNPDTGALLGPALPDTTKPPSTTRNWPPCSTIDPAKEKEGEALWGFWLTPGVEMVCDRLNLRLGGRRL